Genomic segment of Vibrio celticus:
CGACATCATCCCACTGTACCTACACTTAATGAACCCAAGTGTGACAGACATTAATGGTCAATGTATCGATGCTCAACCTAAGTAACTGATATCATTAACCAATAGTAAAAAGTCGCTTCCATAGCGGCTTTTTTTGTATCTAAATCAACCATCTAATATTTAGTTCACCTGATTTTCATCATTTTGCTTTGCATCTTTTTCATTGTTAAATATACTGTATAAATATACAGGTGTTTAATTATGCATGAACTAATAAAAAACTTACAAGACCGCCAGCTAATCTGGAAAGGGCTACAATCAACAACGCTAGGAAGTACCACTTCTACAGGCTATCCGCAATTGGATAAACAGCTTGATGGTGGCTTTCCGACACACGGCGTTATTGAAGTTGAATCACAGCAAGGGATCGGTGAACTTCGCCTTCTTACGCCCTATTTAGCTCAGAAAAACTCGCAAAAACTGGCCATATTCATTAACCCGCCAGGGAAGATTTGTGCCGAGTTTTTTAGCAGCCAAGGCATTGAATTAGAGAACATTCTCATTATCCAGCCGCAACGCGAACTCGATGCGTTGTGGGCGGCTGAGCAGTGCCTCAAAAGCGGCGCTTGTCACTCTGTATTGCTATGGGGAGCCGATCTAGAAATCCACCAAACCAAGCGCTTACAAGCAGCCAGTGAAACTGGTAAGTGCCTGCAGTTTCACTTTAAAGCCACCAGCCATAATCAACTATCCCTACCCGTTTCTTTGAGCATGAAGCTGTCTTCTCACGCCCAAGGATTGAAGGTAGAGGTAACAAAAAGAAAAGGCAGTTGGTCATATGGCAGCTTTATTCTAGACATGACACACAACTGGCCGTTACTCACAGAGAAAGTCGTTTATGAAGACAATTCAGACCGCGCTTTGTCTGGTAACACTGTGCTGGCTTTTCCTATTGCGAAGCAAGGCTAGCGTATGTTGTGGCTTTATATTCACTTTCCATCTCTGCAGCTGGATACCTTGTTTAACTCTAATGAATTGGGTTCGAGCGAAGACTCACGCGAACAACCTATTATCATCGTGGATGAAAAAGATCATCGTGTCCTGCAAGCTAATCCAGCTGCGCTACAATCGGGAATTTCGCTTGGTATGGGCTTAGGTTCTGCGGCGGCGCTGTGTCACAATTTACACGTCCACCCTTACAGTATTGAACTGGAGAAAAGTAAGCTCAAAGAGATCGCTCAATGGGCGTATCTAGTCACTTCCGACATGACATTATTGCCACCTAATGGCTTGCTAATTAAAGC
This window contains:
- the imuA gene encoding translesion DNA synthesis-associated protein ImuA, with amino-acid sequence MHELIKNLQDRQLIWKGLQSTTLGSTTSTGYPQLDKQLDGGFPTHGVIEVESQQGIGELRLLTPYLAQKNSQKLAIFINPPGKICAEFFSSQGIELENILIIQPQRELDALWAAEQCLKSGACHSVLLWGADLEIHQTKRLQAASETGKCLQFHFKATSHNQLSLPVSLSMKLSSHAQGLKVEVTKRKGSWSYGSFILDMTHNWPLLTEKVVYEDNSDRALSGNTVLAFPIAKQG